Part of the Bacillus sp. BGMRC 2118 genome, CTCAATGAGCTTTGTTGGTTTCCATCTTGTAAAAAGGTTACTCGAAGATGGCATAACTGTATATAGTGTCGAGATAAATGACGAAAAACGAGATGAAATAAAGGAAGAAAAGATGTTAGAAATCGGAAGAAATGCTAACTTCATTTCACTTGATTCACAGGAAGCTTTCGACATCGAAGATAAATTGCAAGCAATATTTATATGTTATGATACGGAAGAAATAGTGGAAGAGGGGTATGTAGAAAGCTTTAGTGATATTCTTCAAGACATCATTCATGAGTGTCAGTCAAGAGGAACAAGGCTTGTGTTTATTTCTTCATTAGAAGCAATTGATCATGATGTAGATATCGTAACAGAAGAAACAGGTTATAAACCGAGAAATAAGACAGGGGAACTTTGTGCAAAATGGGAGAAAGTCATTGTAAATGCATATGAACGCAGGAAATTCTCATATGTCATTTTACGTTGTCCAACGATCTATGGCCCATGGCAGCCAAATCACTTTTCCTACCAATATGCGTTAGAAGCAATTGAACGTAAAATGCAGGTAAAAATCTTGGAAGATTCTTATATTGAGGACATACTATATATTGATGATGTTATTGAAGCAATCATTCGAACCCAAACTATTACTGAAGAAAAGGAAATTATCCATATTACTTCTGGACGAAGCGGTGAATGGAGTAAAGGGTTAGAACTAATTGAACCTGACTATCATCTCCAAAAAAAGGCGCCTTATGCTACGCTGTCAACTAAAAAGGCAAGAGAGTTACTCTCTTTCAAACCTATGGTTAATATAGAAGATGGAATAGAATATCAACGAACCCATTTAAAAACCAAATTGAATCCAGATTATTAGTATATAATTTTTATCCTTTACCAATATAGAGGTTAAAGGGTAAAATAACGTTGGACAGGCATACAAGTTTATTAGGGCTAACTCATTTTAGAAGGAAGTGATATGAATGAAACAGCCATTATTTGTCATTATACTATTATTATTATTTTTGATAGCTGCATGTTCGAATTCATCATCTTCTGGTGCCATTCAAAAGGTAGGCTTGCTAGTCCCCGAGACGGTAAATGATCAGGTTTGGGGTACGAAGGGATACAAAGGAATGCTACATATACAATCTGAATTTGATGCTGAAGTCTTTTATAAAGAAGGCATGGATAATGAAGAGATCGTATCGGATGCAATACGTGAGTTCTCAGACAAAGATATTAACTTAATCTTTGGACATGGAAGTGAGTATGCAAGCTGGTTTAATAAGATCGCTCCTAAGTATCCAGACATCCATTTTGTCTGTTTTAACGGTGATGTAAAAGGAGACAATGTAACTAGCTTGAACTTTAAGTCAGACGCAATGGGATTCTTTGGCGGTATGGTGGCTAGCGGGATGACGAAAACGAACAAAGTGGGAGTTATTGCTGCATTCGAATGGCAGCCAGAGGTTAATGGTTTTTTTGAAGGGGCACTTTATCAGAATCCAGATGTTAAAGTAGAGATTAACTATACCGAGCATTGGGATCATGTGGATACAGCTATGCAACAGCTTGAGCAAATGATTGCTTCTGGTGTTGATGTTGTGTATCCGGCAGGCGATGGATTTAATGTTCCACT contains:
- a CDS encoding NAD(P)-dependent oxidoreductase → MKYRLVALVILNKFISTETSFIHIKNKEAIQTSPWSIRNGTMVRKGDDYLEDVLVLGSMSFVGFHLVKRLLEDGITVYSVEINDEKRDEIKEEKMLEIGRNANFISLDSQEAFDIEDKLQAIFICYDTEEIVEEGYVESFSDILQDIIHECQSRGTRLVFISSLEAIDHDVDIVTEETGYKPRNKTGELCAKWEKVIVNAYERRKFSYVILRCPTIYGPWQPNHFSYQYALEAIERKMQVKILEDSYIEDILYIDDVIEAIIRTQTITEEKEIIHITSGRSGEWSKGLELIEPDYHLQKKAPYATLSTKKARELLSFKPMVNIEDGIEYQRTHLKTKLNPDY
- a CDS encoding BMP family ABC transporter substrate-binding protein; the encoded protein is MKQPLFVIILLLLFLIAACSNSSSSGAIQKVGLLVPETVNDQVWGTKGYKGMLHIQSEFDAEVFYKEGMDNEEIVSDAIREFSDKDINLIFGHGSEYASWFNKIAPKYPDIHFVCFNGDVKGDNVTSLNFKSDAMGFFGGMVASGMTKTNKVGVIAAFEWQPEVNGFFEGALYQNPDVKVEINYTEHWDHVDTAMQQLEQMIASGVDVVYPAGDGFNVPLIERLKEEGLYAIGFISDQSDLGEATVLTSTIQHVDVLYGKVARDFNEGKLESGNLYFDFDNEVIKMGKFSSEVNPQLQSKVNDSIETFINTGNLPNQVE